Proteins from one Telopea speciosissima isolate NSW1024214 ecotype Mountain lineage chromosome 1, Tspe_v1, whole genome shotgun sequence genomic window:
- the LOC122647274 gene encoding uncharacterized protein LOC122647274: MKFLSIHCIVISLVFILLKVTEIQGYNVTPQSVTCTNRKSKCFLKKVRCPAQCPSVKPTNSKAKACFLDCNSPKCEAVCRNRKPNCNGLGAACFDPRFIGGDGIVFYFHGKSNEHFALISDSNLQINSRFIGHRPAGRTRDYTWIQALGIMFDSHTFTLEATRTTKWDEGVDHLQFTYDGKPLIIPEGHLSEWNSTQKDLKVERTSSKNSVTVTLPDVAEISVNVIPVTEQDNKVHNYQIPSDDCFAHLEVQFRFFGLSPEVEGVLGKTYRPDFENPAKPGVAMPIVGGEDKYRTSSLLSSECATCVFSPAGVDEARKNTLVMDYGILDCNRGSSGRHGIVCRK; the protein is encoded by the exons ATGAAGTTCTTAAGCATCCACTGTATTGTTATATCGTTGGTATTCATTTTGTTAAAGGTGACAGAAATCCAAGGATATAATGTAACACCACAATCGGTCACCTGTACCAACCGGAAGAGCAAATGCTTTCTCAAGAAAGTGAGATGCCCTGCCCAGTGCCCTAGTGTTAAACCAACAAACTCTAAAGCTAAAGCTTGCTTCCTCGACTGTAACTCCCCTAAATGCGAGGCAGTTTGCAGAA ATCGCAAGCCAAACTGCAATGGCCTTGGTGCTGCTTGTTTTGATCCACGCTTTATTGGTGGAGATGGTATTGTCTTCTATTTCCATGGCAAAAGCAATGAGCATTTTGCCTTAATCTCAGATTCCAACCTCCAAATTAATTCTCGGTTCATTGGCCATCGACCAGCTGGAAGAACCAGAGATTACACATGGATTCAAGCCTTAGGTATCATGTTCGACTCTCACACCTTTACTCTTGAAGCCACAAGGACAACAAAATGGGACGAAGGGGTTGACCACCTTCAATTCACTTATGATGGAAAACCCCTCATAATTCCAGAAGGTCACCTCTCTGAATGGAATTCCACACAGAAAGATCTGAAAGTGGAGAGAACATCAAGCAAGAACAGTGTCACAGTTACCCTCCCAGATGTTGCCGAGATTTCAGTTAATGTGATTCCTGTGACCGAACAGGATAACAAAGTTCACAATTACCAGATACCTTCTGATGATTGTTTTGCCCACTTGGAAGTACAGTTCAGATTCTTTGGCCTCTCTCCAGAAGTTGAAGGCGTTCTTGGAAAGACATACAGGCCAGATTTTGAGAATCCGGCAAAACCAGGTGTGGCTATGCCTATTGTTGGAGGTGAAGACAAGTATAGGACCTCATCTCTACTTTCCTCAGAGTGTGCCACTTGTGTGTTCTCTCCAGCTGGTGTTGACGAGGCCAGAAAGAATACATTGGTGATGGATTATGGCATATTGGACTGCAATCGCGGAAGCAGCGGCAGACATGGCATAGTCTGCAGGAAATGA